A DNA window from Salvelinus fontinalis isolate EN_2023a chromosome 28, ASM2944872v1, whole genome shotgun sequence contains the following coding sequences:
- the LOC129826163 gene encoding protein GUCD1-like isoform X7: MSGDAILLNVPVIRQLYHCDCGLACARMVLKYGNISSYTLHTRYLHPVSDEEFQGACWELKLTESVCTIDLAYLMCQLGVRYRFCTQTLGVDKGFKNQSFYKKHFDTEEDRVNKLFLKAESKSVVVKQWLINCENSVTIQEIQEHVDQSHVAIVLVNAVVLVCELCTSSVKYCCFLPVGQKCFCRKPEYQGHFVVVCGFNRSSGCIFYNNPAYSDRELMVTVQMTMQMVSTSS; the protein is encoded by the exons ATGTCAG GTGATGCCATTCTGCTGAATGTACCTGTCATTCGGCAGCTGTACCACTGTGACTGTGGATTAGCCTGCGCAAGAATGGTTTTGAAGTACGGGAACATTTCATCATATACTTTACATACACG GTACCTCCACCCTGTAAGTGATGAGGAGTTTCAGGGTGCTTGCTGGGAGCTGAAGctgacagagagtgtgtgtacaATTGACTTGGCCTACCTCATGTGCCAGCTGGGGGTCAGGTACCGCTTCTGCACTCAGACACTGGGTGTTGACAAGGGCTTCAAGAATCAG TCCTTCTACAAAAAGCATTTTGACACTGAGGAAGACAGAGTGAACAAACTCTTCCTTAAGGCTGAGAGCAAGAGTGTCGTGGTGAAACAATGGTTAATTAACTGTGAAAA CTCTGTGACAATTCAGGAAATCCAGGAACATGTTGACCAGAGCCATGTGGCCATAGTGCTGGTCAACGCTGTGGTTCTGGTGTGTGAACTCTGCACTTCGTCTGTCAAGTACTGCTGTTTCCTGCCTGTGGGCCAGAAGTGCTTCTGCAGGAAGCCAGAATACCAGGGTCACTTCGTGGTGGTGTGCGGCTTCAACCGGAGCAGCGGCTGCATCTTCTACAACAACCCTGCCTACTCAGACC GAGAGCTGATGGTGACGGTGCAGATGACGATGCAGATGGTCTCCACATCATCATAG
- the LOC129826163 gene encoding protein GUCD1-like isoform X5, giving the protein MSGDAILLNVPVIRQLYHCDCGLACARMVLKYLHPVSDEEFQGACWELKLTESVCTIDLAYLMCQLGVRYRFCTQTLGVDKGFKNQSFYKKHFDTEEDRVNKLFLKAESKSVVVKQCSVTIQEIQEHVDQSHVAIVLVNAVVLVCELCTSSVKYCCFLPVGQKCFCRKPEYQGHFVVVCGFNRSSGCIFYNNPAYSDREWSLYTSPTVNRATDISDPYIIMYKCGINRIVFLGIEVLHLNAS; this is encoded by the exons ATGTCAG GTGATGCCATTCTGCTGAATGTACCTGTCATTCGGCAGCTGTACCACTGTGACTGTGGATTAGCCTGCGCAAGAATGGTTTTGAA GTACCTCCACCCTGTAAGTGATGAGGAGTTTCAGGGTGCTTGCTGGGAGCTGAAGctgacagagagtgtgtgtacaATTGACTTGGCCTACCTCATGTGCCAGCTGGGGGTCAGGTACCGCTTCTGCACTCAGACACTGGGTGTTGACAAGGGCTTCAAGAATCAG TCCTTCTACAAAAAGCATTTTGACACTGAGGAAGACAGAGTGAACAAACTCTTCCTTAAGGCTGAGAGCAAGAGTGTCGTGGTGAAACAATG CTCTGTGACAATTCAGGAAATCCAGGAACATGTTGACCAGAGCCATGTGGCCATAGTGCTGGTCAACGCTGTGGTTCTGGTGTGTGAACTCTGCACTTCGTCTGTCAAGTACTGCTGTTTCCTGCCTGTGGGCCAGAAGTGCTTCTGCAGGAAGCCAGAATACCAGGGTCACTTCGTGGTGGTGTGCGGCTTCAACCGGAGCAGCGGCTGCATCTTCTACAACAACCCTGCCTACTCAGACCGTGAGTGGTCCCTCTACACATCTCCAACTGTAAACAGGGCCACTGACATATCAGACCCATATATCATTATGTATAAGTGTGGAATAAATCGCATTGTATTTTTGGGCATTGAAGTTCTACATTTAAATGCTTCTTAA
- the LOC129826163 gene encoding protein GUCD1-like isoform X6 codes for MSGDAILLNVPVIRQLYHCDCGLACARMVLKYGNISSYTLHTRYLHPVSDEEFQGACWELKLTESVCTIDLAYLMCQLGVRYRFCTQTLGVDKGFKNQSFYKKHFDTEEDRVNKLFLKAESKSVVVKQWLINCENSVTIQEIQEHVDQSHVAIVLVNAVVLVCELCTSSVKYCCFLPVGQKCFCRKPEYQGHFVVVCGFNRSSGCIFYNNPAYSDPCLWNHICPAGLDVGNQDIMFNLSQLL; via the exons ATGTCAG GTGATGCCATTCTGCTGAATGTACCTGTCATTCGGCAGCTGTACCACTGTGACTGTGGATTAGCCTGCGCAAGAATGGTTTTGAAGTACGGGAACATTTCATCATATACTTTACATACACG GTACCTCCACCCTGTAAGTGATGAGGAGTTTCAGGGTGCTTGCTGGGAGCTGAAGctgacagagagtgtgtgtacaATTGACTTGGCCTACCTCATGTGCCAGCTGGGGGTCAGGTACCGCTTCTGCACTCAGACACTGGGTGTTGACAAGGGCTTCAAGAATCAG TCCTTCTACAAAAAGCATTTTGACACTGAGGAAGACAGAGTGAACAAACTCTTCCTTAAGGCTGAGAGCAAGAGTGTCGTGGTGAAACAATGGTTAATTAACTGTGAAAA CTCTGTGACAATTCAGGAAATCCAGGAACATGTTGACCAGAGCCATGTGGCCATAGTGCTGGTCAACGCTGTGGTTCTGGTGTGTGAACTCTGCACTTCGTCTGTCAAGTACTGCTGTTTCCTGCCTGTGGGCCAGAAGTGCTTCTGCAGGAAGCCAGAATACCAGGGTCACTTCGTGGTGGTGTGCGGCTTCAACCGGAGCAGCGGCTGCATCTTCTACAACAACCCTGCCTACTCAGACC CCTGTTTATGGAACCACATCTGCCCGGCAGGCTTAGATGTCGGCAATCAGGACATCATGTTCAACCTCAGCCAGCTGCTTTGA
- the LOC129826163 gene encoding protein GUCD1-like isoform X9 — protein sequence MSGDAILLNVPVIRQLYHCDCGLACARMVLKYLHPVSDEEFQGACWELKLTESVCTIDLAYLMCQLGVRYRFCTQTLGVDKGFKNQSFYKKHFDTEEDRVNKLFLKAESKSVVVKQCSVTIQEIQEHVDQSHVAIVLVNAVVLVCELCTSSVKYCCFLPVGQKCFCRKPEYQGHFVVVCGFNRSSGCIFYNNPAYSDRVCCTSISNFEEARMSYGTDEDILFIFKES from the exons ATGTCAG GTGATGCCATTCTGCTGAATGTACCTGTCATTCGGCAGCTGTACCACTGTGACTGTGGATTAGCCTGCGCAAGAATGGTTTTGAA GTACCTCCACCCTGTAAGTGATGAGGAGTTTCAGGGTGCTTGCTGGGAGCTGAAGctgacagagagtgtgtgtacaATTGACTTGGCCTACCTCATGTGCCAGCTGGGGGTCAGGTACCGCTTCTGCACTCAGACACTGGGTGTTGACAAGGGCTTCAAGAATCAG TCCTTCTACAAAAAGCATTTTGACACTGAGGAAGACAGAGTGAACAAACTCTTCCTTAAGGCTGAGAGCAAGAGTGTCGTGGTGAAACAATG CTCTGTGACAATTCAGGAAATCCAGGAACATGTTGACCAGAGCCATGTGGCCATAGTGCTGGTCAACGCTGTGGTTCTGGTGTGTGAACTCTGCACTTCGTCTGTCAAGTACTGCTGTTTCCTGCCTGTGGGCCAGAAGTGCTTCTGCAGGAAGCCAGAATACCAGGGTCACTTCGTGGTGGTGTGCGGCTTCAACCGGAGCAGCGGCTGCATCTTCTACAACAACCCTGCCTACTCAGACC GCGTGTGTTGCACCAGCATTAGTAACTTTGAAGAGGCTCGAATGAGCTACGGGACAGATGAGGATATTCTGTTCATCTTCAAGGAGAGCTGA
- the LOC129826163 gene encoding protein GUCD1-like isoform X8, which produces MVLKYGNISSYTLHTRYLHPVSDEEFQGACWELKLTESVCTIDLAYLMCQLGVRYRFCTQTLGVDKGFKNQSFYKKHFDTEEDRVNKLFLKAESKSVVVKQWLINCENSVTIQEIQEHVDQSHVAIVLVNAVVLVCELCTSSVKYCCFLPVGQKCFCRKPEYQGHFVVVCGFNRSSGCIFYNNPAYSDREWSLYTSPTVNRATDISDPYIIMYKCGINRIVFLGIEVLHLNAS; this is translated from the exons ATGGTTTTGAAGTACGGGAACATTTCATCATATACTTTACATACACG GTACCTCCACCCTGTAAGTGATGAGGAGTTTCAGGGTGCTTGCTGGGAGCTGAAGctgacagagagtgtgtgtacaATTGACTTGGCCTACCTCATGTGCCAGCTGGGGGTCAGGTACCGCTTCTGCACTCAGACACTGGGTGTTGACAAGGGCTTCAAGAATCAG TCCTTCTACAAAAAGCATTTTGACACTGAGGAAGACAGAGTGAACAAACTCTTCCTTAAGGCTGAGAGCAAGAGTGTCGTGGTGAAACAATGGTTAATTAACTGTGAAAA CTCTGTGACAATTCAGGAAATCCAGGAACATGTTGACCAGAGCCATGTGGCCATAGTGCTGGTCAACGCTGTGGTTCTGGTGTGTGAACTCTGCACTTCGTCTGTCAAGTACTGCTGTTTCCTGCCTGTGGGCCAGAAGTGCTTCTGCAGGAAGCCAGAATACCAGGGTCACTTCGTGGTGGTGTGCGGCTTCAACCGGAGCAGCGGCTGCATCTTCTACAACAACCCTGCCTACTCAGACCGTGAGTGGTCCCTCTACACATCTCCAACTGTAAACAGGGCCACTGACATATCAGACCCATATATCATTATGTATAAGTGTGGAATAAATCGCATTGTATTTTTGGGCATTGAAGTTCTACATTTAAATGCTTCTTAA
- the LOC129826163 gene encoding protein GUCD1-like isoform X4 produces the protein MSGDAILLNVPVIRQLYHCDCGLACARMVLKYGNISSYTLHTRYLHPVSDEEFQGACWELKLTESVCTIDLAYLMCQLGVRYRFCTQTLGVDKGFKNQSFYKKHFDTEEDRVNKLFLKAESKSVVVKQWLINCENSVTIQEIQEHVDQSHVAIVLVNAVVLVCELCTSSVKYCCFLPVGQKCFCRKPEYQGHFVVVCGFNRSSGCIFYNNPAYSDRVCCTSISNFEEARMSYGTDEDILFIFKES, from the exons ATGTCAG GTGATGCCATTCTGCTGAATGTACCTGTCATTCGGCAGCTGTACCACTGTGACTGTGGATTAGCCTGCGCAAGAATGGTTTTGAAGTACGGGAACATTTCATCATATACTTTACATACACG GTACCTCCACCCTGTAAGTGATGAGGAGTTTCAGGGTGCTTGCTGGGAGCTGAAGctgacagagagtgtgtgtacaATTGACTTGGCCTACCTCATGTGCCAGCTGGGGGTCAGGTACCGCTTCTGCACTCAGACACTGGGTGTTGACAAGGGCTTCAAGAATCAG TCCTTCTACAAAAAGCATTTTGACACTGAGGAAGACAGAGTGAACAAACTCTTCCTTAAGGCTGAGAGCAAGAGTGTCGTGGTGAAACAATGGTTAATTAACTGTGAAAA CTCTGTGACAATTCAGGAAATCCAGGAACATGTTGACCAGAGCCATGTGGCCATAGTGCTGGTCAACGCTGTGGTTCTGGTGTGTGAACTCTGCACTTCGTCTGTCAAGTACTGCTGTTTCCTGCCTGTGGGCCAGAAGTGCTTCTGCAGGAAGCCAGAATACCAGGGTCACTTCGTGGTGGTGTGCGGCTTCAACCGGAGCAGCGGCTGCATCTTCTACAACAACCCTGCCTACTCAGACC GCGTGTGTTGCACCAGCATTAGTAACTTTGAAGAGGCTCGAATGAGCTACGGGACAGATGAGGATATTCTGTTCATCTTCAAGGAGAGCTGA
- the LOC129826163 gene encoding protein GUCD1-like isoform X3 → MSGDAILLNVPVIRQLYHCDCGLACARMVLKYLHPVSDEEFQGACWELKLTESVCTIDLAYLMCQLGVRYRFCTQTLGVDKGFKNQSFYKKHFDTEEDRVNKLFLKAESKSVVVKQWLINCENSVTIQEIQEHVDQSHVAIVLVNAVVLVCELCTSSVKYCCFLPVGQKCFCRKPEYQGHFVVVCGFNRSSGCIFYNNPAYSDREWSLYTSPTVNRATDISDPYIIMYKCGINRIVFLGIEVLHLNAS, encoded by the exons ATGTCAG GTGATGCCATTCTGCTGAATGTACCTGTCATTCGGCAGCTGTACCACTGTGACTGTGGATTAGCCTGCGCAAGAATGGTTTTGAA GTACCTCCACCCTGTAAGTGATGAGGAGTTTCAGGGTGCTTGCTGGGAGCTGAAGctgacagagagtgtgtgtacaATTGACTTGGCCTACCTCATGTGCCAGCTGGGGGTCAGGTACCGCTTCTGCACTCAGACACTGGGTGTTGACAAGGGCTTCAAGAATCAG TCCTTCTACAAAAAGCATTTTGACACTGAGGAAGACAGAGTGAACAAACTCTTCCTTAAGGCTGAGAGCAAGAGTGTCGTGGTGAAACAATGGTTAATTAACTGTGAAAA CTCTGTGACAATTCAGGAAATCCAGGAACATGTTGACCAGAGCCATGTGGCCATAGTGCTGGTCAACGCTGTGGTTCTGGTGTGTGAACTCTGCACTTCGTCTGTCAAGTACTGCTGTTTCCTGCCTGTGGGCCAGAAGTGCTTCTGCAGGAAGCCAGAATACCAGGGTCACTTCGTGGTGGTGTGCGGCTTCAACCGGAGCAGCGGCTGCATCTTCTACAACAACCCTGCCTACTCAGACCGTGAGTGGTCCCTCTACACATCTCCAACTGTAAACAGGGCCACTGACATATCAGACCCATATATCATTATGTATAAGTGTGGAATAAATCGCATTGTATTTTTGGGCATTGAAGTTCTACATTTAAATGCTTCTTAA
- the LOC129826163 gene encoding protein GUCD1-like isoform X2 → MSGDAILLNVPVIRQLYHCDCGLACARMVLKYGNISSYTLHTRYLHPVSDEEFQGACWELKLTESVCTIDLAYLMCQLGVRYRFCTQTLGVDKGFKNQSFYKKHFDTEEDRVNKLFLKAESKSVVVKQCSVTIQEIQEHVDQSHVAIVLVNAVVLVCELCTSSVKYCCFLPVGQKCFCRKPEYQGHFVVVCGFNRSSGCIFYNNPAYSDREWSLYTSPTVNRATDISDPYIIMYKCGINRIVFLGIEVLHLNAS, encoded by the exons ATGTCAG GTGATGCCATTCTGCTGAATGTACCTGTCATTCGGCAGCTGTACCACTGTGACTGTGGATTAGCCTGCGCAAGAATGGTTTTGAAGTACGGGAACATTTCATCATATACTTTACATACACG GTACCTCCACCCTGTAAGTGATGAGGAGTTTCAGGGTGCTTGCTGGGAGCTGAAGctgacagagagtgtgtgtacaATTGACTTGGCCTACCTCATGTGCCAGCTGGGGGTCAGGTACCGCTTCTGCACTCAGACACTGGGTGTTGACAAGGGCTTCAAGAATCAG TCCTTCTACAAAAAGCATTTTGACACTGAGGAAGACAGAGTGAACAAACTCTTCCTTAAGGCTGAGAGCAAGAGTGTCGTGGTGAAACAATG CTCTGTGACAATTCAGGAAATCCAGGAACATGTTGACCAGAGCCATGTGGCCATAGTGCTGGTCAACGCTGTGGTTCTGGTGTGTGAACTCTGCACTTCGTCTGTCAAGTACTGCTGTTTCCTGCCTGTGGGCCAGAAGTGCTTCTGCAGGAAGCCAGAATACCAGGGTCACTTCGTGGTGGTGTGCGGCTTCAACCGGAGCAGCGGCTGCATCTTCTACAACAACCCTGCCTACTCAGACCGTGAGTGGTCCCTCTACACATCTCCAACTGTAAACAGGGCCACTGACATATCAGACCCATATATCATTATGTATAAGTGTGGAATAAATCGCATTGTATTTTTGGGCATTGAAGTTCTACATTTAAATGCTTCTTAA
- the LOC129826163 gene encoding protein GUCD1-like isoform X1, with product MSGDAILLNVPVIRQLYHCDCGLACARMVLKYGNISSYTLHTRYLHPVSDEEFQGACWELKLTESVCTIDLAYLMCQLGVRYRFCTQTLGVDKGFKNQSFYKKHFDTEEDRVNKLFLKAESKSVVVKQWLINCENSVTIQEIQEHVDQSHVAIVLVNAVVLVCELCTSSVKYCCFLPVGQKCFCRKPEYQGHFVVVCGFNRSSGCIFYNNPAYSDREWSLYTSPTVNRATDISDPYIIMYKCGINRIVFLGIEVLHLNAS from the exons ATGTCAG GTGATGCCATTCTGCTGAATGTACCTGTCATTCGGCAGCTGTACCACTGTGACTGTGGATTAGCCTGCGCAAGAATGGTTTTGAAGTACGGGAACATTTCATCATATACTTTACATACACG GTACCTCCACCCTGTAAGTGATGAGGAGTTTCAGGGTGCTTGCTGGGAGCTGAAGctgacagagagtgtgtgtacaATTGACTTGGCCTACCTCATGTGCCAGCTGGGGGTCAGGTACCGCTTCTGCACTCAGACACTGGGTGTTGACAAGGGCTTCAAGAATCAG TCCTTCTACAAAAAGCATTTTGACACTGAGGAAGACAGAGTGAACAAACTCTTCCTTAAGGCTGAGAGCAAGAGTGTCGTGGTGAAACAATGGTTAATTAACTGTGAAAA CTCTGTGACAATTCAGGAAATCCAGGAACATGTTGACCAGAGCCATGTGGCCATAGTGCTGGTCAACGCTGTGGTTCTGGTGTGTGAACTCTGCACTTCGTCTGTCAAGTACTGCTGTTTCCTGCCTGTGGGCCAGAAGTGCTTCTGCAGGAAGCCAGAATACCAGGGTCACTTCGTGGTGGTGTGCGGCTTCAACCGGAGCAGCGGCTGCATCTTCTACAACAACCCTGCCTACTCAGACCGTGAGTGGTCCCTCTACACATCTCCAACTGTAAACAGGGCCACTGACATATCAGACCCATATATCATTATGTATAAGTGTGGAATAAATCGCATTGTATTTTTGGGCATTGAAGTTCTACATTTAAATGCTTCTTAA
- the LOC129826163 gene encoding protein GUCD1-like isoform X10, with the protein MKNFDWHSNGHLSEYHHIYRDAILLNVPVIRQLYHCDCGLACARMVLKYLHPVSDEEFQGACWELKLTESVCTIDLAYLMCQLGVRYRFCTQTLGVDKGFKNQSFYKKHFDTEEDRVNKLFLKAESKSVVVKQCSVTIQEIQEHVDQSHVAIVLVNAVVLVCELCTSSVKYCCFLPVGQKCFCRKPEYQGHFVVVCGFNRSSGCIFYNNPAYSDRVCCTSISNFEEARMSYGTDEDILFIFKES; encoded by the exons GTGATGCCATTCTGCTGAATGTACCTGTCATTCGGCAGCTGTACCACTGTGACTGTGGATTAGCCTGCGCAAGAATGGTTTTGAA GTACCTCCACCCTGTAAGTGATGAGGAGTTTCAGGGTGCTTGCTGGGAGCTGAAGctgacagagagtgtgtgtacaATTGACTTGGCCTACCTCATGTGCCAGCTGGGGGTCAGGTACCGCTTCTGCACTCAGACACTGGGTGTTGACAAGGGCTTCAAGAATCAG TCCTTCTACAAAAAGCATTTTGACACTGAGGAAGACAGAGTGAACAAACTCTTCCTTAAGGCTGAGAGCAAGAGTGTCGTGGTGAAACAATG CTCTGTGACAATTCAGGAAATCCAGGAACATGTTGACCAGAGCCATGTGGCCATAGTGCTGGTCAACGCTGTGGTTCTGGTGTGTGAACTCTGCACTTCGTCTGTCAAGTACTGCTGTTTCCTGCCTGTGGGCCAGAAGTGCTTCTGCAGGAAGCCAGAATACCAGGGTCACTTCGTGGTGGTGTGCGGCTTCAACCGGAGCAGCGGCTGCATCTTCTACAACAACCCTGCCTACTCAGACC GCGTGTGTTGCACCAGCATTAGTAACTTTGAAGAGGCTCGAATGAGCTACGGGACAGATGAGGATATTCTGTTCATCTTCAAGGAGAGCTGA
- the upb1 gene encoding beta-ureidopropionase — protein MSGSEFESLEKILEKHIPDEELKEVKRILFGKETKKLVLPACAVEAALAWDFELQGYMFEASMEQLRTPRTVRVGLIQNRIVLPTDAPVLDQITALHKRIGEMVDVAAMCGVNIVCFQEAWTMPFAFCTREKEPWTEFAESAEEGYTTRFCQELAKKYNMVVISPILEREEVHNVLWNTAVVVSNSGSVLGKTRKNHIPRVGDFNESTYYMEGNTGHKVFQTQFGKIAVNICYGRHHPLNWFMYSMNGAEIIFNPSATVGGLSEPMWSIEARNAAIANHCFTCGINRVGTEHFNNEFTSGDGKKAHQDFGYFYGSSYVAAPDGSRSPGLSRTRDGLLVTEMDLNLTRQISDKWSFKMTGRYGEYAEELTRATKQDFKPNIIKE, from the exons ATGTCGGGGTCTGAGTTTGAATCTCTGGAGAAGATATTGGAGAAACATATTCCAGATGAGGAACTGAAAGAAGTTAAACGAATCTTGTTTGGAAAAGAAACCAA GAAGTTGGTTCTACCAGCATGTGCAGTGGAGGCAGCTTTGGCGTGGGACTTTGAGCTTCAGGGGTACATGTTTGAAGCTTCCATGGAGCAGCTCAGGACCCCGAGAACTGTCCGGGTGGGCCTCATTCAAAACCGCATCGTCCTGCCCACTGATGCCCCTGTCCTGGATCAG ATCACAGCGCTCCACAAAAGGATTGGTGAGATGGTGGATGTGGCAGCCATGTGTGGGGTCAACATTGTCTGCTTTCAGGAGGCCTGGA CTATGCCCTTTGCTTTCTGTACCCGGGAGAAAGAACCGTGGACAGAATTTGCTGAGTCTGCAGAAGAAGGATACACTACCCGCTTCTGCcaagag CTGGCAAAGAAATACAATATGGTAGTGATATCGCCCATTTTGGAGCGAGAGGAGGTACACAACGTTCTGTGGAACACGGCAGTAGTGGTCTCTAACTCGGGCAGCGTGTTGGGTAAAACCAGGAAGAATCACATTCCCCGAGTGGGAGACTTCAACGAG TCCACATATTACATGGAGGGAAACACTGGCCACAAAGTGTTTCAGACCCAGTTTGGAAAGATTGCTGTGAACATCTGCTATGGGCGCCATCACCCTCTCAACTGGTTCATGTACAGCATGAATGGAGCAGAGATCATCTTCAACCCCTCTGCAACTGTTGGAGGACTCAGTGAGCCCATGTGGTCAATTGAGGCTAGGAATGCAGCTATAGCAAACCACTGCTTCACCTGTGGAATCAACCGTGTTGGGACA GAGCACTTTAACAATGAGTTCACCTCTGGGGATGGAAAAAAAG CTCACCAAGATTTCGGGTACTTCTATGGGTCAAGCTACGTGGCTGCTCCGGATGGCAGCCGCTCACCAGGCCTGTCCAGAACCCGTGACGGACTCCTTGTGACCGAAATGGACCTCAACCTGACCAGGCAAATCAGTGACAAATGGAGTTTTAAG ATGACTGGGAGGTATGGAGAGTATGCAGAGGAGCTCACCAGGGCCACCAAGCAGGACTTTAAACCCAACATTATCAAGGAGTAG